The DNA window ggccttatctgtgtggaatttgtatgtccttcccgtgtttgcgtgggtttcctccgggtgctccggtttccacccacactccaaaaacatactagtaagttaattggctgctattaaattgaccctattctgtctgtgtgtgtgtgtgtgtatatgttagggaatttagactgtaagctccatttggcagggactgacgtgagcgagttctatgtacagcgctgcaggatttgcagcgctatataaataaatattataaataaaagagaataatAGTAAGGATCTCTACTAGGTGGTTTTATATTACAAAAGCATGGTATGCTTGAAGTGGAGTATTTATGTGCACCTTATTTAATCAAAGTGTTGTTATTAATATGTTGTTTaacagacaaattaacaatataattcaaattcaCGCAGGGTTCAATAAGtaaaacataaatgcaaaatattgaaGCATTACTTACCTGTGTTGTGGCAATCCACACCATAAGTCCCCCCCATCTCCTGACATTTTCAGCTGGACAATGCGCTGCCTTGATTGtatgcaggtaagtattgttttgCATTTATGTTTTACTTATCCATTTCCACCGAAAAAAACTTTGGTAAGTTTATTGGATGGAGTCAGCCTTTAAGGAAAGAATGACTTAAAAACACAAAGGTTTTTCCACTCTGCCAGCGTAAACACAAATAGCTCGAAAGATCTACAGAACATTGCCCTACCAAATTAACTTGTTGCAACATCTTGGAGTTAAAAACACGAAATCATTCCAAAAAcagtttttttcctttatttcctAACCGTTTACTTTTTCTAGGAACTTTATTATAACAGTGCTGTTCAGTATCTCCATAGAGAGACATATTTAAGTTATTTTGGGTTCGCTGGCTGAGTGCTATTCAAAACAACTATGTGATCCAAAAGAGTTAATGGAGCCATCAGGGAAGCTGGGGTACAAACTAGAAGGCCTTGTCTGTCCCACGGGCAGGTGTGATTAGACCACTTCAACATATGACCAATTCCTGTTTAGAATGTAGGCATCGATGAAAGGCTCAATAGTATAAATGTATAATATCTGAATTGTATTAAATGCGAAGGGTCAGTTTTGAATACAACAAGcgcaaaataaataattcaatctGTATGGAGTCTATGCCCTCTCCATGTTTGCTGGTTAGTTTACCtggccctagtgtgtgtgtacatacatgtgtgtgtcaATGTAAGAAATTCATATTGTAGTTCTGCtgaggcagggaatgatgtgaatgtcTAATCATTCACAGTACAGGGCTTCACAATATGATACCaatatgcatattaataaatGACCACAAAGGTAAACACATTgagcaatgcataaaaaaaaaaaaaaaaaagagtaacttttcacctgggaaaaaccatgttgcattggagggggggggggtgggggggttataaatttaaaatgtgaggacagatttattagtaggggtagggcatgccctagatcaactttaaatgtcagtgaacaaataaagctatcaagtattttgtgtgctacatgaaaaacaaccagtatttaacttatgtgcaaaataaactaatttgcaccccttgtattgtaacatggtttgaccttgagaaaaacttactctttttttctttgcactccttaatgactcaagcaaaTGTAGTGCAAACAATAAAGGTGGTGTTGGCAATGTAATGAACAAAGGGAGTGGGTGTAATTATCCTGCTCAGTGCACTTTATACACTTACCATGATACCaccattttgttttctttggaTTTTTGTTGCATGTTCTTACATAAAAGGAATTATCTGGAGGTCTTCTCTAAAAGCAAAAGAACATAAAAACCAACGTCACAAATTAAAAAGGAGTAGATTATATTAAGCCAAATCATTACCAATACGGCAAATTTGAAAGCTAATCAACATTAACACTCACCAATCCATGTATGCCTAataacggtgtgtgtgtgtgtgtgtgtgtgtgtgtgtgtgtgtgtgtgtgtgtgtgtgtgtgtgtgtgtgtgtgtgtgtttgcttttATAGAACATATCAGGAATGGATTTGAGGAAACAGTCCTACAGGGGAACAAAGCTTGCAAGTGGTCATGTTCCTTGGAAAAGCTAAACTCTTCCAGAACATGTGCAACGCATAGGGGCGGATAACAGACTTCAATGGGAGCAAATGATAAAGTTGTTATTGCCCATAGCAATTGGAACTTGTTCTTTTCCGAGTGCAGCAAATTGCTGATATTTTGCTTTAGTTCACACGATCTTTCTCTGTCATAGCAGGTTTCAGAAATGCCACTCTGTTTTTAGAATGCACATATTGGCTAAATCAGACACAAAGTCACCGCcctcacataaaaacaaaaaaaccaaacagtaATAACCAGTACTGATAAAGAGTACATTGTTTGCTCCTGCTCACTGAAAGCTGCCATATCTAAGAAATCTCTCCTCCCTCACAGGGGgcattgtgtatatattattttctgatATCAGCTTCAGTTTATGCCTcctgttttaaatatttatctgaaaacaaatcaaaacattgaaatggaCAAGGCAATGTCTATACTCCCGGCACATGCAGCCCAGGTCTCTGAGAGATTAGCCTGGCAGCTCCCAGTTACATAGGGTGAGATTGTAGTACAGTTTTAGAacttaaaaatgcattatatcatTATAGGAGTCAATGTAATGCCATGATCTAATATAGAATTACCCAAAACAATACTTCAGAGTGCAGAGTGCAAAGTGATAAAGGTTAACCTGCCATATGTGGAGTCTATGTTTTGAAAAACTAGGCTATATGTCCGTGCTAGAAATGTAATGATATTTAATCTCTGTGCAGATTAAATATACTGTTATGCATTTAGAAGCTTCTCTTACCATTGGGCGGTGTCATACAGGTGATTTGAATGCAAGAGTTTTTCCAACCCATCACTGCTGCATTGCTCTGAAATCACTCTGTGCTCATGAAGTGAAAGGGGAAAGTTCATCCCATCgcaagtggagcttacagtcagaAGATGCTGCGTGCAAGCACTCCAGTATgacaggggaagagcattacccATTCACTTTAATGTGTCAGCACAGAGCGATGTGAGCCCTATGAACACTAGTACATAGTCTTAGGTGGAAAAGCTCTGGCATTCACACTGCATATGTGACACCACCTATAACGAGAAGCCATGCCATGAACACAGATGATGTCTTAGATAGCCAACTCGTGGCTTGCTTAAAATAAACCAAATCTGTGGAATAGCAGGTGGACAATGTGATGTACTGTCCCGTAATATCAAGTATAAAAAGCTAGCAAACATTTTTATGTTGGTGTAGTTATTTCTAGGGAAAAACTACTAGAGGGGCAGCCGAGTACACCCCACAAATATATAGTGGCAGAAGCTGTGTGCGTATACTAGCATTGACAGTTCTCTACTTAATGACACATATACCTTATCCATTATAATATGGTACACTTCCAAATGCTGAATTTCTACCAACACTACACATCAGAGAGAGATCCATACAAGCCAAAGAAAACTACATAAAGGACTAAATGGTGATGTAGACCGGATGTGGCTGTTACCTTTTCCTTGCAGCTGGACAACATGCTGATAATGCTAAGACAAACAGATTGCACAGACAGCGCGGGTGACCAATCTTCCGTTAagatagataaacagatatgACCGTTGCTATAAACATGAGGATGGACAGGGATATTCTCACCGGTGAACATAACctgcaagaaaaataaatttcCACGTTAAAGATTTTAGAAAAAGTCTTTACAAGTGATAATAGTGAATAATCACTACTAAGAAGAATACTGTAATGCAACCCCTTACCAATACACTTTCTGAAAGTAATAAACGTTCCTGGtttaaagtgataaaaaaaactagATGTTGTCCATGGGCTACTTGTGAACAATTGCGGCAAATAGTAAAAGCAAAGAtatgcaacaacaacaaaataaaccaaagaaaaaaacaaatactcacaaaacaaaccccccaaaaaactaaCAATAGCTCTCCCAAGGATTGCAAAGGATGTTGGTTTTGGATTGTACAATATTGAGAGGTATAGATTTATGCAAACTTAAAGGAAGTAAAAGTTAATGTTTAAAACTCATGTGAGCAGATATCTGAGCTTACAGTACCATGTAATTCAAACATGATCTATTAAAAAGGTATATAAAAGCAACATATTTGTATATAGAAAATGATATAATTGATCCaaaaatataatcattaaatATATTGGATATCTCAGTGTCTTGAAGGCGAATATATATAGCGTTGACTTTGCTGCAAGACATTGGTCTTGTTGTGCTTTGCCAGTTCCTAGGAGTTTAAAACTGCAGAATGCTATGAGCAGTCAAGCTATAATGAAGAAGGAAATATACTCAATGGAGTATCTGGAACAGATTTACCACAGCAAGTTGGGTACCCCTTGGTCAATATAATCTTCAGGGTGTCCTCATGACTAGGGAACATCTGATGCTAGGAACATTATAATGATGGAGCAGAGGCTCCTAAGATTTGCGTATTAAGAGATTCAGGCTTACCTACAGCTTGCTCTGGTACATAATACCAAATATCCAGTGAGTACATTACCAACTTTAGCACTACTTGGATGCCCATACCGTTCTTCACTACTTGTGCTTCCTGCTTTTCAAAGTTTATGTTAAGAAAGATCACAGCCATGAAATGAAGGTTACAAACACCGGGATAAACATATAATGAATGTATTTTATAGCAGTAACCaaacaaatgcattaaaaaaataagttaaaaaaaaaataattatatttaacatTTCAAACCATCTGCTGCCTATTTCAGGAAAACAAATCCAATGAATGAATCTGGTTTGTAGTTGGCAATATGTACTTAGTTCTACAATCTGAGCATttgctgcaatcatgtgatccgTCAAAGGAGGcagtactgtactgtatatagagaTAACAAATATAACTGTCTTATGgacattacaaaaaaaatgatataaacagGCATATGAGAGAAAATTCTGCACAGAATGCAGTTCCCGGATATTACTGAAACTAAATATCTATACGCCTGCACAACATCCAATTGAGAAGTTTTCCTGTATAAAggttaatatttaaataacatttcccTGCTCTAGTAGATAAGCAGCGCACAACAAAGGCATGTGTACTGTATGCCATGTAGTTATTGGCCTAATTCTTTATCTGCCTCTGGTAACCCACACTAAATAAGTAACCGAAATGGCTTGTACTAAAATATGACCACTTAAGTAATCAGCAGCAGAATTCACTATATTAAAGCAAGTACATTAATACAATAACTGATAAGTAGTTGGCTCGTTTTACAGACAATTAAATTGTTTTTCAATCAAAAACAAAAATTTCTGCATGATAAAAGTATTCATCCTTCAGGCAGATGTGAGCATAGTTTTTTTTCAGATTAAAGAATTGTAATGTAGCGTTACATTTTGTAACCAACATAGTTACCAAATTCAAGAATATATATGTCTTTACTGGATTTTGCCCCTTACAGGGTAAATAAATGCTAAAAATActattaaatgaatgtggggctgagtttggggagaaggagggctatttattaaatgtaaatacaaattatttaatgtcagggatagttgtgggaaatgggtatatttattaaatgtaaatgtaattaatttattaCTAGGGATATTTGGATGGGGAAAATTGGGCAATTTAAGTGTGAATACTATTAGCTTAATTTAAATAGTTAGGGCAGGTTGCAGGTAGGGAGGCTTAATAATTAAacatgggtgttattgatttaacactggggcttgTTGGAGCTttctatattttatgtatctGTCTTTTTTCCACAAataggccccaacattccaggatctggataAGCATCAACTGAGTTTAAGTCATGAGCagctgcaggtagtgaaagctgcaagaacaggtaggagagagcaggcagTCACCCAAGAGAATGAAAGAGTTACTTACCTTAATTTTACAGAAGTCATGTgtgacttataccccattcatactgcaccaaaatcccaggtttttcccGGGGTGAGCTCacacgacccgggtcttggtgcagtatgaatggtacaagttcaaaatcccgggtctaaaaacccgagtcttcaacccgggatttatcgagagGTAATTCCCaagtcggacccgggttgcctgcactatgaatgctGCAActcgggttgcacagaaaacaagatgattggctgtctgcctgtcagtgaatcatgaagaactgtggggcaatggtgaggggtatgttttatagtacagacctgtgtgcagcatatctcacagtgattctactgtgctgtgtacatacatttttttggaactgaaggtgacctctcagttttctttattaaaaggggaaagagtaaaatgtagtaattgggtttggattgtgagaaaattaagaacatcaaccagaatagagctacaagtacactaaatttggaatatatgtagtatataaaggtcatcaacaattaaaggtcatttagccagtccctgcagctgtataatgctcattcttcagccacagaggggtcacaaagaagaaagctcaatgtacatgtcaagttgctgcctcgttttattaccatagagtaaaattaaattctaagcaccaatagttattatccctgcacctttaaatcacaatatcttgCCAAAATGAATTGTCAAGGCGTGTTGGAAGGCTGGCCTGAGAGTATGTTCTGCTGCAGTCTACACATTGGTAcacaccttcttaccatacctttttgtaaatattgtgcaggaatccgaatgataagttcagtcgctgagtgatgaagaaaggtacttagatcccaaatactatacacattattatattgattgagtgaatcatcacatccccagattatgagacatataaatgctgtgttccagcattaaccagtcacctttcaatgacatcaccatttttcagccaatgaaaactgctctggtgatgactcccacaaattgccagggcacagacttgtgcagtatgaatggggtcaacccgggaaattcccgggtccgaggtgcagtatgaatggtgtttctgagctgggacgctccgagaccctgcaaaaacccggcttgaaaaacccgggatattgcaggggcggcagtatgaaagtggtatgatGTATGAGGATAGGGGCAGCTAGGCAGAGAGGACTGATAACAGATAAGGGAATGCTGAAGGGTCACAAGGAAGTCAATAAGGGTGAGGTGAAGAAACACAAGAGTGTGGGGGACACAGGGCGGATAGCTTTGCATTacttaatatgttttaatataatattaaattaaatatacaatatttaagctaatatatttatagtatacaCCGTAAGAATgcaactaaaattaattttacaccaTCAAAATCCCCCAAAAGTCTCAAGGTGCCCCATGAAAAATACCAAGGGAATACTTGCAATTTATAGTGATAAAGCCTTCAAGACACTGAGatatcacaaaaaaacaaaacagggttATTTGGGCAAGTATATAAGATATAAGCATTTTGTTATCTCTAGGTATTTGTTATTTAGTACGACTAAGTATGTTAAATAATGTGCTATTGGGAGAGGTTACCTGAGGTGAATCAAAAGGATATCGACTGCCAAACTTAAATAAAAGCTGGAACTTTTCTCCTTCATATAACGTTCCTGGGGCTCCTTCCATATCTACAATCCACCTGAAAAGTGACAAACAAGAGGAGTTCAATTTTACCATCcaaatatatacagtaaaaaTGCAGGAAAATTAAACTGGTTTTAACGTTAAAAAGCGTTTTTACAATTTTAGTTTAAAAACAACATGTTTAGGACTTGTTTTAAAAGGCAGGATCAACGTGGCTTACATTAAAGTAATATCCCAAGGTAACAAGGTGGGGGAAGTCTTACCAGAGGTAGCACTTTTCCCTGAAAATATGATATTTATGTGTCAACAAAGTACCCGAGTCACAGAGTAAAGTGAGGAGTAAATTTATTTCACAAACCACTGTCTATGTTATGGTGTCATCATAAAGAAAGAGAGAACAGAGGATGTTCAATTTTCCGGCCGACGTCTCACCTCCAAAAGCTTCTTGAAAGAATTATTGAACTTAGTTCCAATAATTTCCTATTCTGGGGGACATGAGGGCTAAACGAAGTACATGTTGGGTATTAGCTTGAATTTTGCATAATAATGAGAGCTATGCATATATACCctagtgtaaaatatattatatggcaATAAGTAGTTCTGTGACCACACATCAAAGCAATAGATTCATTTCAGCTATAGGTTATGGAGCACAGAGGTAACTCCTAACATCCTATTCATTTTACAGTAGGGGGGCAAGTTTACACCTCCTTACCAAAAAGTggctaaaaacaaaaatgaactcGTGTGACTACTACACTTCATTCTTTATTTGTAATCCCCCATCTcactaacacaaaaaaaaaaatctatgctcTAAATTTACATTGTAAAACTGAAATCAGGTAAAGGAAGAAcagtttttttttgcttgtttttttactGTGGGCAAGTTGACAGATAAGAACATCTCCGTTTTGTCGAATAGCATTTCAGTTAAGCCGGAGGCACGGTGATATGCAATCGTTTGATCGGCAACTGTTCAATAAGAATCACACATGGCTGACCAAATTGAGCCATACAACAGTCTGGTCAAACAACTGGATCCCATAACATATATTAGTGACGTTGGCTGTTGACTACAATAGTAGTTTTTGGCAGATTCTACTAATCGGCAGAGAATATTAAAATTAGGGCAATTAGGATAGTGGAGCCTCACCCACAAGGTGATTTTGAGACCAATTTGGTCAGCGGTTGTCAGATGTACAATGGACCAGGAGATTGATGGTAGTTAAGACTTGGTTTTTGGTGTGGCTGTTTATCTGGTCAC is part of the Mixophyes fleayi isolate aMixFle1 unplaced genomic scaffold, aMixFle1.hap1 Scaffold_4059, whole genome shotgun sequence genome and encodes:
- the LOC142134165 gene encoding ubiquitin-conjugating enzyme E2 W-like; this translates as MVKLNSSCLSLFRWIVDMEGAPGTLYEGEKFQLLFKFGSRYPFDSPQVMFTGENIPVHPHVYSNGHICLSILTEDWSPALSVQSVCLSIISMLSSCKEKRRPPDNSFYVRTCNKNPKKTKWWYHDDTC